A window of Glycine soja cultivar W05 chromosome 13, ASM419377v2, whole genome shotgun sequence genomic DNA:
CTTCTTAAGAAGTCATTGTATGGATTGAAGCAGTCACCTAGACAATGGTACAAACGTTTTGACTCATTTATGATTGATATTGGGTACATAAGAAGTGAATATGATAGTTGTGTTTATCAAAAGAAACTATTTGACAACACATATATTTACTTGCTtctttatgttgatgacatgcTAATTGCATGTAAGCACCCAAATGAGATCAATAAGATGAAAACACAATTAAGTggtgaatttgagatgaaagatTTGGGTCCAGCTAAAAGAATCCTTGGTATGGAGATTATACGAGATCGAAAAATTGGAAGGTTGTGTTTATCTCAAAAGAGCTATGTTGAGAaagttctagagagatttgGAATGCACAATGCAAAAGCAGTTAGTACACCTTTTGCGGCCCATTTTAAGTTATCTGCAAATATGTCACCACAAACAAAAAGGAGGAAGAGTTCATGTCTCGAGTTCCTTACTCAAATGCAGTTGGGAGTCTGATGTATGCTATGGTTTGTACCAGACCAGATATAGCACATGCAGTGAGTGTCGTTAGTCGTTATATGGCTAATCCAGGAAAGTCTCACTGGCAAGCAGTAAAATGGATTCTCAGATATTTAAGGGGTTCAACTAATCTGGGTCTAGTGTTTGGCAAAGCAACAAATGAATGCAATGGTCATGTCATTGGATATTGTGACTCGGATTATGCTGGTGATCTTGATCGTAGAAGGTCCTTGAGTGGTTATATTTTTACGCTTGGAGGTAGTGCTATAAGTTGGCGTGCGACTCTACAGTCCACTGTTGCCTTGTCGACTACAGAAGCAGAATATATGGCAGCTACTGAAGCGGTGAAAGAAGCTTTATGGCTTAAAGGTCTTGTTGGTGATCTTGGTGTAAGTAAAAAGGAAGTTGTTGtgcattgtgatagtcaaaGCGCAATTCACTTAACCAAAAACCAAATGTACCACGAAAGGACAAAGCACATAGATATAAGGATGCATTTTATTCATGATGTGGTAACACAAGGTGATGTGTTAATAGAAAAGATTTCTACTTCAGATAATCCTGCTGATATGATGACAAAAGCTCTTCCAACATTAAAGTTCAAACAGTGTCTGGACTCAGTGGGGATTAAAATTGACACAGGAAGTAGATGGAGCAACACTAGCACACAGTGAAAAGTTTAAGGTCATAAGAAATTTAAGGCAAGGTGGAGATTTGTTAATTATATGCCTTAAATTAAACatagtaaatattaatttaccttaaattaaaaataataaatattaatttaatattaattttagtcaTGTAAGCGTGAATTTATGaggactataaataaaaaaaattaaaatcataatgggactaaaattaaaaaaacacaaatttacagaaacttaaaatgaaaaaaaaaatttacgggtaccaaaattgaaaaagtatAAACTTATAAgaccaaaattagaaaaataaacttatagggaccaaaaatgaaaaaacactaatttacaaggacaaaaaacatatttaaatcgaGGTTTTACTAATAGATATGTTGCGTGACAGGAAAGCTTTgttacatttattttcttttttcttggttcttttctgttttcttcttctatttagGAGGATCCTTATCTTCCTTTCTCTATGTTACTTATTCTCTTCGCCTCAAATCTCAATAGATTTCttcttttatccaaaaaaaaaggttCCTCTTGGATTTCAGCTAAGAATTATTTCATGTAGAAGGACAAGGCTGCTCCTATCTTACtcttgtttctctttctttatCAATGAATACCTTTGGAATAAATACAGACAGAAAAACAAACTTCACGAAAGTCGAATTATTTTTGAAAGTATATTGGAAAATACATTTAATGCACAAGGAAGCACATCTCACTGCTTGATCAATACTAAGTTAATGACCTATACAAGCAGATGGTCATGCAGAAAAGACAGATCAGCTCAATAAGAGAATAGCAGATCCCCAAAAGATCAGAGCATGTGAAGTTTTCCTCATAATAATGTCAGCAATTAAAGAACACTTCATCATCTCACTAAAAAAGTATTCTCTCAACATGCTGAGATCCACTTTGCTCCTCTAGCCATCAAATTCTAGTAGCATCTGCTCATTCTAGTCCCTTTACTGCAGTTACTCTTTCACAGTAACATTTCTTCTGGGCTGTGCATCACTCTGTTTGTCTACATGCTCGTTGTGCTGTCTCTCAAGTCTCATGTGCAAGGGGTGCCTGTATTCTTCAGTATTGCGTTTCAAGTCATATTTGTTAATCACATGGTTTGTGGAGTCAATTATGATTTAAGTTGTATTCTTTTGATAAGTGTTTTTATTTGTATCAAGCTAAGGGATTAGTAAGCTAAGGTTTGAAAATATTGTCCTTATTAACACGACACTCTAACAAACTGAATTagattaattatgttaaaaataattaatgtaattatatataacactaaaatgtttaatatatatttaatacacatatacatataaatttacataataaattttgtaacaattaattttaatctaataatgtATGATGAATTCGTAATTCATATGAGTCATACATAAGAGTATTTTTGATTTTTCCCTCTCATTATTGGGTGTATGTGTATGAAAAAATATGTTAGGTGTAAaaacctaaaatatatttaatggattaatttatcatcaaacttttatgattaattattaaacttataatacaatcaatacatatacatatattttacttatatttgttTTGATCAATGATCCATTACTCCCGTCTCTTGATCATATAATGATgggttcaatttttaaaattgtgatttactcagtaaataaacaaataaaaataataagaaaaagtcAAGTGGCCATCCTAATCATCCTCCACAATTCCCCTcacaaaacacaaaaattagttaaacaAGTAATTTAAACTCTCTGCAGACAAATCCTTCCATCCCACCAATTACTGAAAGAGAATATACGCTCTCATCATTCGCCATTTCGCTGTccactaattttcttttttcctgcaTTGTCGTTTTGATCCCTCCCCCAAACGAAACGCACCCTCTCCTCTTTCGGAACCTTCGCCGCCCTTCTCCGGCCAAATTCCCCGCGGTTTCTCGAACTTCCGACGCCATCTCCGGCCACCTCAGGTACCTTCGCCACTTccgatctctctctctctctcgctcaCCACTTTCCAATTCTCGCGTCGCCGATCATCCTCCTAATTTTTGCGCTTCCGCGTTTGAATTAGGGTTTCGGAGACGGATTCTCGATCCCTAGGTTCAGATTTCGTTTTGCTTAATTGGCTGATAggttcttttaatttaatttaattttgtttcgtTTTGTTGATCATGAATTGAACAGAGAGTGAAGAAGGTCGTTGACGATGAGCAACGTGTTCGAGGGATACGAACGCCAATACTGTGAGCTCTCGGCGAATCTAGCGAAAAAGTGCACTGCTGCTGGTGTTCTTAATGGAGGTACTAGAAGATTCTAACTTGATCTTACTCTTTTTTATTAACGAGTTCTCTTCTGTAGATGATTTAATCTGTATTTGATTGTATAATGTATAGTTTCAGTTAATTTGTTATGTTCTTTTGGTTATTTTGTATGCTCCTGGTGGTAGAAATTCCGTCCAGAAAGTTTCTCCTCTTGATACTTTCCTAAGCCTCACAGATcctatggggggggggggggggggggtcttgCTAATGTGTTAGAATTGCAGTCTCTATGGTTTTATTTCTTGACATTGTAAGCTCCGATTAGGAGCAGAAAATGCATTTTGTGGATTTTgaacattattatattataaaggtTAACAATGGCTATAAGTAAAGTCACCTTTCTATCACTTCTGTATCTTTGTACTGTATTATTTCATAACTTGTTTTTCTCCCATTATGTTTGATGCCCaccttgtttttgttttcttttgttagTTGAGTGGGTGGGGGAAGCATTCTAATGCAATCATCATAGAATAAAGTGAATTCTAATACTCATTTTGTGAGACAACAGTATTTGGCTCTCTATCAATTCTTATGGATTTTAACATATTCATGTAAGAATGTCTTAATTCTTTAAGTAGTGAACTACACAAATGACAAACTATTGAAAGCCTTTATTGGGATGGAGTAAACATTGAATCTTATGATTTATTTTGGAGTAATGCATattccattataattttttatcattttcttgtctGCAGAGCAAAAGAAACAGAAAGTTTCTGAAGTAAAGGCTGGAATTGATGAAGCAGAAGCTTTGGTACTTCTTTTTCTCCCCCATTAGGAAGCTGACTTTATTTTTTCTGTATTCTGGGGTTCTGATATGGTTTAGCTTATGAAATTGTAGATTAGAAAAATGGACCTTGAGGCAAGAAGTTTACAGCCAAACATCAAGGGTGTGCTTCTTGCTAAGTTGCGAGAGTATAAATCGGATCTCAACAATCTTAAAAGTGAAGTTAAGAAAATTGTATCTGGTAACTTAAACCCTTCTGCACGGGATGAATTGTTGGAATCAGGCATGGCAGATGCTATGACGGTatgaatcatttattttaacatCCACTTTTGGTATTGGTAATATGGTATTCAGAGATGATTAATTTTGCTGTGAAACTATAACAAGGAATTAATTtgatcatcttttttctttgcaGTTATATActtttctattaaaattaatagattAGGTGATGGCTTATTGTTGCTGATATTGTTTTTCCTGGTCAAGCAAACCACATCCCTTCTTCATTACTATTTCTTTAGCCATTGCAAACATAAGTTGTTTGTAGTTCACATTTGAACTGTTACAGTATGTGGACCAATATAGTATTGAATTCTTATTGATCAATAAGTAATTTGTCCATACTTTGTGTTTATTATGATTCCACGTGTTCTCTAGGTTGATGACTATGTTCTTGATAATCACAATCATTTATGAGATGAAGTTCAAACATTGAAACATAAATCTTTAATGGTAGATAAATTGTAAAGAGTAGTTATGACACAACTAAAATTAGATCTTTTGAGGTCAAATGTAAGATTAATTGTCTAGAAATGATCTTAGAATTTTTATCCAATTGATTCCTTTTGAGTATTTGATGATCATAACAATTTTTGTCTAATTGATTTGTTTCTGAGATTTGGTTGTTACTTGTTCCATTGCTCTGTGGCcaatt
This region includes:
- the LOC114380773 gene encoding vesicle transport v-SNARE 11-like, whose product is MSNVFEGYERQYCELSANLAKKCTAAGVLNGEQKKQKVSEVKAGIDEAEALIRKMDLEARSLQPNIKGVLLAKLREYKSDLNNLKSEVKKIVSGNLNPSARDELLESGMADAMTASADQRTRLMVSTERLNKTSDRVKDSRRTMLETEELGVSILQDLHSQRQSLLHAHNTLHGVDDNIGKSKKILTNMSRRMNKNKWVIGGIVLVLIIAIIVILYFKLSK